TTTATCATTTTTAGGCTATTTACAGATTGCTTGGTTTAAATGTAAGGCTGCCTACTCCTCTATGGGAAGTTTATATGGTCAAATGCCACTCTGCATCTGTGAATTAGGCTGGCAAAAATGGGGAACCAAAGGAATTTGTTAAGTCTGTACTTTGTAGTAACATCAAACAGTGCATAAAACAATTCCATCAGAAGCAACATAAAGGTTTTCTGTCCTTCATCCACTCCCGCCAGCGATCAAAACCTGACCAGGAGTTGCGCACACCAATGCTTCACCAGTGAAAATCCATCACAGGACCCTCATTTATGATTTCAATTGACTATCCTAATTTAGATATGATTAGTTTAGTACTCGCATTGTAAAAGCACTGTCAGTTGCCAGCCATATTCATCAAATAGCATGTGCATGCTGAATACGGGAGAAGAATGGAGGCACTTACTAGTTCAGCAAGGTAATGAGGGCAAGACACATGACTAAACCAGTCACCGCAAGGAATAACATATTCATCAGAATCTTTATTTTCGCGCAACGATCCCTGTCAAAATGGTAAACAGAAAGCAATTGATTCGGAAAAAATTACTAAATCTGGAAGACTCTGGCCCAAGTGTGCAAGGAAAAGATGCTGAATGGTGCAGTTTCTTGCCTGAAGGACATAAAATATGCATACCAAATAACCTAAGAGAAGATTATGCAATCTGAATATAAACCTACATGATGCTACTAAGACTCTTAAGAAAAATATGGTATGATCCTTTATGAAGAGTTCCTGATGTTCATTGGCTAAGAAAGTATTTGGGATTGCTATTTTTTACTGCAAAATGAATTCCACTCCATCAAATCTAAAgtagcaaaatgattccaacaagaCATAACTACAGGATTTCAGGAAGCAGGTTTTATTAGTCGTTCGAAGTCGAACTTTAAGTCTCAATACATCGGCAGATGCTTCGTTTTTCAACATTTGTGCTGCAACTCGCATATGTAAACATGTTGTTCACATTCAGACAAGAAACCAACTAATATTTGTTATCTGGCTCTGGTTCTAGGCTCACTAAAAGAAGCTGGTACTTACAAGAATTGCATGACAACGGATCTGATGGAGGGATCCCCAACTGAATATAATAGCACCTATCCACTGGCACCACCCCAACTTTAAAAGAGGCTTTAGGAGAGAGGGTGAATCAATGACTAGGTCTGGCATTCTTGCACGACCCTTTACTATGAACTCAACTATTTGACCTCGGATAAAATCTATTGCTTCAGGAAGACAAGAGCTAGCGAGAGATAAAGGTGTGGCCGTGTAATagctgcaggaaaaataataattgTAAGTCAATCCAAATTGTAATAGCTGCAGGAAAAAAATAATCGTCAGTCAATCCAAATTGTTGCAGAAAAAGGAAAGAGCAATGCAATGATCGTTGTGCAAAGAAACCTTTACTGAAAGACCAGCGTTATAAAAAGCAAGAAATCAAAGAATATATGCAAAAAGGTAAAAAAGATAACTGTTCTGTTAATTGATAGGTGGTAAAAAAATTAGAACTACAATTACGAGTGGTCAAATCATCCAGTAAACTAAAGTATGCCTTAACTTACACCATCTACTTGTATATTTTGTTGATAAAGTACAAGCCCGGAACTACAGAAAATAACCATAACAAGACCTAACAGAAAAGGCATGTGAAATTATAATAGAAAGGACTAGAACTCTAGAAGGAAGAAAAAGAGAAAGTATTTAGTCAAGCTAGCATATTAACAACTACGCAACATTCTAGAACATAATGGAAGTTAACCAATGTGGAACTTACAATAGACCCGTCAGATATCCTACAATGTGCATCCGAGCTGATGGGCTGTAGTGAAACACATTTTCAGTCTCATACAGGCGTCTCAGCACCTGAATTTCCATCAGTAGAAGTACAAAGACAGTCCGCCAGACACGATACTTGTGTTCCATGGTGCGCGACAGGACACTGCCAAAAGAGAACGAATTTGACCCAATAAGATGGCTAGCGATTGTGGAGTAACTCGATGGCTCTGGCAACAGCGGTGTCATTTCCATATATGCATAGAAGCATATTGCAAGCAGCAAGCTTGTTGTCACCGCCACTCCCACCACATAGAAATGCAAGAAGTACTTCTGTGGAACTGTGAACTTCTGCAATTTCATAAAGATTATTTCAGTTTATGATGCTTATGCAGAAGTTGAGTAGAATACAAGACAAATGTACGATATATGCATCAAAATTATCTACATAAAGATGACAGTTTTACCCATGGGTTTGGATACACATAGGTACCTGAGAATAACCGTATGGGTAGAAACTTTTACCCATGAGTTATTACCAGAACCTGCGCATAACCCGATTTGTCATGAGTCAGCTATTGTTATAATTTTTTGCCAGAGGATTACCCATGggttgcttgattaatatttaaaCAATAGACAGTATGTGTCTCATAGGACATGTAGACCGTCAGAGACGTATATAACACATATAATTGTAAAGAAGCAAAGACTTGTAAAAATGGACGCAACATAGGTTAGCTTCACAATCATCCAAGTATCATGTACTCATAGTTCGTCTAAAGGATGAAATGTTCTCTTACTTGGAAGGTTGAACCTGTCTCACTCCCAGTAAGTAACAAAAGGAATTTTAGTGGACCAGGGGCATTTTTACGCCTAGTtctagtaattcaaaaaaagaggcacgagtttCTAATCTACCCACAATCTCCTTCTATTAATTCAAAGAAAGGGACAGGAGCTTCTAATCTACCAACAATCTCCTTCTATTAATTCAAAGAAAGAGACAGGAGCTTCTAATCCACCCGCAATCTCCTTTTCATCCAAGTAATCTCCCAAATACATTGTATCAAAGTCTTCAAGAGGGAGAGACCCCATGGTTGTCAATGGAAAAGGCTACACAGAACTTCAATCGTGGATTGATAACACTGCAATTGTTTTGCCTCTTTTGCTTTTTATAACGCCCTTTTGTAGTGTACACAAGCTTTTTCAATATATGGAGTAGGATACTCAATTACTCATCTAATGCTTTCCCTAACCAGATAGCACATTGTATCAAAATTTCAGAACGGACAGCTTTGCTAAGCCCAAAATTCGCTCAAGCGTTGCGATCGTGCCGAACCAGGGCCCACTGGAGATTGAGGCAGGCTGCAGCCTAGGGGAGATGAGTTGGAACATGTCTAAAAAGGCAAAGCGGGAACCGAGGTGCTGATCTTAccgccttggaggaggaggaggacggcctgACGGTCTTGCCGCGGGAGGAGAAGGCGGCGAGGAGGCTGTGGAGGAGGCGGCCGCCGGCGGCCGCGGGGAtggggagcgcggcggcgaggaTGGGGAGCGTGGCGGCGAGCCAGGCGAGGCACAGCAGAGGCTGGAGGGCGGGCCCGTCCCCCTTCTCCATGGGAGGCAAACCCGcgttcgctctctctctctctctctctctctctctctctctccctctctccctgtgCTGGTACGCGGCGATCTGCGCGGGTGGTGGGGTGAGGGCActaggagggagggaggaagagagTGCGAATCGAAAGGGGAAGGCCACCGGCACGGCACGCGATTCGTTGGCTCGTTGCTTGCTGGACCGGGATGCGTGTTGGCCTTGGGTTGTTTGGATACCTAGATTATAGGAAACTAGTTTTCCTTAAACCCGATTTCTGGTGTAACAACCTAAAACATTGTTTGGATCCTCTAACTAACTCGTGGATATACTAAACTGGGtcttccaaaaacccaaaaaaccAGTTTATACAAAAACGACTAATAGACGTTTTTGTACAAACGCGTTTTCTATATGCATTAGGAGATCAGCGAAGTCCGACGCGCTGATCATGGTAACCTCCGCCGGCCGCGACAGCAGCTTGACAAAGCCAAAAGACGTCGGTTGCCCATCTCGGCCAAGCAGCCGGAGCATGCAGGTTGCAATGCTCCACCTAGACCAGCGCCTCCATGGCGGATGCAAACTTGGGCCGGCTGCCGTCGTGTCCATCGGCCGTTTCACAGCCACCGTCGTCGTCCATATGCTCCAGCTTCTACGTCGTCGTCAGGCCTCCCTAGCATGTGTGTTGTGCTCTGCTGTTACCGGCCAATCGATCCAGCAGCTAGCTAGATGCTACATGCATGCCCGGCTTGAGAATCATTCAAGGTGCTTTACGTTGTGTACTCGTGTCTTGCCGTATGTGAGTTGCATGTACGTGCTTCTTTGATGGGAACCTGAGCCAACATGCATGACACCGGCGAACGAAGCCGAGCACGACCAGGCGAGCAGTGCGACCACCCTGGCGGCCTCGGTGATGGCCTCGCGAGAGAGCAGTTTACGGTGTGGTTGTCCGCCGCTGTGCGTGTAGGTGCCAAGAGCAAGCCGAAGCACCACACCTCCATGTATTGTTTGGGAAGAACTCAAAATTGTGTTTTTCTAATTTTTCCATCCAAACAAGGTACTGGGTATACTTACCTTAACAGAATAACTAACCAAAACTGGTTTTCCTAAAAATCCTCCAAAAACTCGTTTTCTAAAATCTCACATCTAATTCCCTGTATCCAAACAAGCGGGCAACCCCCCTCTCGTCTCTATCGACCGGCACACGTGGTGATTGGGACTACAATCTTCTGTTCCTATATGTCTCCGGTGTTATGAATCGCTAAAACTGCTCAGCGTTGGGTACAATTCTCGTCCTCCAGAGTTGTTACGGACCAATAAACCAATACGAAGGTAGTATATCATCAGTGTTCTTCGGGTTTCACGGCATGGTTTTTTCTACTCTCTTTGTCTCATAATATAAAAGTATTTTTACACTAAACGCCCGtatattatgagatggagggagtagcatttgGGTCGCCTACTAGGCACGTATTCGGAAGGCGTGGCACGATCCGTGACCAAGTGTACTCGCTGCACGGAATGATGCGTTGAGTCTTGCTTTAGACCAACTTTAACGGGTGACCGCCATTTTGTCCGGCCGGGTCCATTTGGCTCGTTACGGACACGATCGAGAGCCCAACACGCGAGAGTAAACTAAAAAAACTTTTGTTCCGCGTCGTTCTGACTGGGAGCGCCCGAACATGGGTCTAGCGCCCACGCGAGATGGAATTTGGGCTGGCCCATTATACATGAATTGGGGCAGGTGCTCATTCGCTCGATCCATCACTGCATTTTTTTTAGTTCAGATCACTCGATGAGTTGTCTAAAAAAAGTGGTTGCTAGTTGTTGACTGTTGACTTTTTGTAAAAgttcaaaaaaaacagaaaatcAAAAAACTTCATCAATTTCGAAAAAAGTTCAGCGAATTTGACAAAAaatttcatcgaatttgaaaaaaaagttcatcggatttgaaaaaaaaacatcaaatttgaaaaaagttcaccgaatttggaaaaagtttacTGAATTAAAAAAATCATCAGATTAAAAAATCGTCGTATTTGAAAgataagttcatcaaatttgataaaaaaaagttCACGCAAttcaaaaacagaaaagaaaagaagagagaATAAAAAAATGGGGAAAACACTACATTTTGTAGCGTTATatttaaagaagaagaaaaggaagtttGTAATCAGCTAGGAGGTTGCGAGTTTGATACTTATTAGGCCCATAATTTTCTAGAGTattacagaaaagaaaaaaaatactaaaatgtGCCGGCCCAACAAGGCATGGCGGTGTGCGCCCGTTTGTGCAATCCATGTAACGGGCACCGTTTAGGAATGCCGTTCTGACCCAAACCGGGCACAATTTTGGGTAGTTTTTAACACTAGGCAGGAACACACACATCGCTCCCCCCCCCCACTCCCTACCGTCCTCATTTAATCCACAAGGGTA
The window above is part of the Triticum aestivum cultivar Chinese Spring chromosome 2A, IWGSC CS RefSeq v2.1, whole genome shotgun sequence genome. Proteins encoded here:
- the LOC123190006 gene encoding polyprenol reductase 1 gives rise to the protein MEKGDGPALQPLLCLAWLAATLPILAAALPIPAAAGGRLLHSLLAAFSSRGKTVRPSSSSSKAKFTVPQKYFLHFYVVGVAVTTSLLLAICFYAYMEMTPLLPEPSSYSTIASHLIGSNSFSFGSVLSRTMEHKYRVWRTVFVLLLMEIQVLRRLYETENVFHYSPSARMHIVGYLTGLFYYTATPLSLASSCLPEAIDFIRGQIVEFIVKGRARMPDLVIDSPSLLKPLLKLGWCQWIGAIIFSWGSLHQIRCHAILGSLRENKDSDEYVIPCGDWFSHVSCPHYLAELVIYLGMLIASGGSDISVWFLFIFVITNLSFAAVQTHRWYLQKFEDYPRSRYAIIPFVL